The genomic window CATTTTATTAACACTATTTTTTCATTTCATGAAGTTTTCCGGTGATAATATGGAAATAAAAAATTATATCACTGCCAGTGAACGTGATCAGTGTATTATTCAAGTGCCAGCAACATTACTTGATAAAACAATCAGTGAAAACATTAATATAATAAATAAAAAGCTCGATAAATATAATGTTTCTTGTGATGAACCAAAACGTGTCGTGTTACTTTCAGACCCAAGCATTGCACCAGATAATGACAAAAATATTTCGCTTAGTATCTGTAAAGACAAAAATGATAAATATGACTGTATTTCAATTAATGATCAGAGAATTTAAATGAAAAAGTATCTTATTTCCTTCTTAGTAATTTCTTTTATAGCCCTAATAACTATCATAGCCACCATAAATTATAAGAATAATAAATTTAATATTTGTCATTCAGATATTTTATGGATTAAAGAGAATGGAACGTCTGATGGGATAGTAATGAAATCAAGAGTAAGCTTGCTTATTTCCAATGATTATACAGGAAGAATGAATATATATGGTTACATTAAAGAAAATAATGTTTTTTATCGCCTTGATAGAGCCGTGTATTTCACTTATCAAGCTATAGATAATAAGAATAATTATTCTATTCATTTTAACTCATTATCAGTCAGTGCTGCGGATAGTACACCACAAAAACTTTTTGCAAATTTTATTCAGCTAGAAGAGGATAAAATCAACTATTATATTAATGTGACAAAAATGAATGATAATATTTATATTGTTAAGGACGAAGCTTATTCCTCATTCACTTGCTATTCGGACAAATAAAAAGGCCTACCAACAAGAATGTTAGGTAGGCAATACCGTCAACGTGGTAAAAATGATGAATACAAAATCGAATAAAATTCGATAAATTCCAATAAATCTCTCATAACATTACTAATAATTATGGCACAGCCATTACTAGTGTAGTGCGCCCATTAAAACGTCCTAGTGTAACAGAACCCGTTGTGCGTAATGTTGATTCAACTTTCACTGTAACTGGTCTATTAGCCGGAATTGAAAGTACAATCCCAGAATTTGCCGCTTGGCCATTCAGCGTAACTTGTGATGTTATTTCGCCATTCGCTCGTAAATTAAGATACGGTCTTTGCATATCAGAAATAAGCTTCACAGCCATACTTTGGTTACAAATAAGGTCAAATGTATCAGACTTCTTATTACCATTAATTTCATCAGGACTAAGAGTGCCATGATCTAATGTTACAGAAGTTCTACCATTATAAGAGAAATAACATTTACCCGCAGGTGGTGGTGCTATTCCACAAATTCCGCCTGGCAATAAATACGAAGAGCCACCTGTATTTGATTTACCTAAGAAGAAACCGATACATTCCTCAGTTTTAATAGAACCACTATGTACACTATAACCTGAACGCGGAAGTGATAATCCGCACCGATTCATCGCAACATCACGTATCTCATTTAATGTTCTATAACCAGCAAGATTAACTGCACATTTCCAATCTTTTCGACTATCAACCCCCCCTTTATTTGGAAGTTCATGATAGTGGTTAATACTGATATAACAATTTTTCAGGCCGTCTTTTCCTAATACTAAAGCACAAGGATTAGGTTCATTCGCACGATCCATCTCCCAATATTGCATGACAAAATCATATCGGGTTTTATTGCTACTCGGCTTAGTCACATCTGTAATGTATGAAAAATAGGTCGATGCGTAGCTTGAAGATATAAACGTAAAAAATAATGCTGACATTAACAGTTTTTTATTCATTATTTTTCCTAAAATTTAGTCCACTATTTTGATAGTGCTGAATGTTATTGGCTTGATTATTTATTCATACTCGAATAAAAACGTTGCCGTAGCGGTAAAACGCCCATGACGAATAGTTCTATTTGCGATACCGTTATCTGACGCCTTTAAAAAAGTATAAAACTTCAATTCATTGCGTCCTTCTTGTTTCAGCGGGATCAAATTAGATAATGTATTTAACTCTACTGGAGTTCCGTCATAATACTCAAAGCCGATACCTAAATCAGGGTTAGCTGAAGCATCATTAAAGCCTAAAAAACCCGGTATATTATTATTTTGTGTTCCTAAGAATTTGACTTTGACTTTACTCGCGAGCGATAAATCGCAATCCGATAAGACCAACTTAACCTCTTTTTTCTTAAATTCGAAGTTACGTTCATAGATATCTAATAATCTTATTTCACCAAAATCTATAAATAATTCTTTATCTGATGGGTTTATGGTGCAAGGCTCATTCACTAGAGAACCATAAACTTTCATATTATTAGCCAAAGATAATGACGACCAAAAACTGAACACAGATAAAAATAATAGTAGTACTGTTTTATAGTTCATTACTGGTACTCCACAACGATTGTACCGTAAGCGGCAAAATCACCAGTAGGCAACTCTGCATTTCCATTTTTAACGAGCACAGCCCATAATGTTCCGGGGGATTTAGGGTCTATTAAATACTTTTTATCTAATTCTAACTCTTTATCACCTAATTGAAATTTAACGGCTAGATTATTAATTCCAGAGTTTAACCCATTAAGATCAAAAGAACTTTTTGCTCCACTAATCGTAAGATATGTAGCCCAATTATTCTTATTCTCTTCACAGTGAAACTGGTAATTAACTTCTCTTTTTTGCTCTTTCCCTTGAATTGATTTTATCGGCACATTACCAAAAGGAACTTCAATATCCTTACCATCATTAATTTTACAAGGAGGAGGCGTTATTAAATTTCCTGTGATAACTATGTCTGCCTCATTATCTTTAGCTGCTGACGGTAACGTGGCGAACATACCAATAAAAGAGACACAAATTAACGGGGATATATATCGCATTTTGTTGCCTTTCCTTATTGATACGAAACTTTAAGTGTTGCATTAGCAGTAAATTTACGTGCAGGAAGTTCAGTATCTTTATTTTTAACTAATACGGCCGATATTTCAGGTTTTGGACTAAAAGTAAATGGGCGTTTAGTTCTAATTGGGAAATCTTGTGTCCCAAATTTAAATAAAACGCCAAGTCCAGTAACATCTGTTTTTAACAGTTTCTGATCAAAATCAGAAGATACACCATCCACAAGAATATTGAGGCTAGGCATAGTCGATTGACCATCACAAGTTACTGTATATTCGACCAGTTTTTTATAATATTCACCTTGAATACGAGTTGTTAATACGTCTCCAAAGTCAATTTCAATGAGTCGTCCATTATTCACCGAACACGGCTTCCCCACTACCTCCCCTTTAATATCTATATAGAGAAAGCCCGAAAAACTCAGAGCAGGAGGCACACTAAAAATAAATATTAGTGAGAGAAGCTTAGTTAAATATTTAATAGACACCATAATATTGTGACCTTATTTTTTAGGTACCACTGAACATTGATTTGCATGACAAGTAAAATTCAAATCAACAGGGCCACCAAAATCATTAAGATAAACAAGAGTTGGGGATGTCCCAAGATTCCCAATAGCTTTACCTAAAGATTCTTGTCCAAAAGGTGCGATCATCATTGGCTCAAAATTTGCCACTTCAAGATCACCTTGTTTAACCTTAGTTAGCGATATAAAGAAAGGTGATGGATTTTTTACAATATAATTACCACCTTGATTTAATATCTTAATTTCATTTTGCTGAGGAATAGATTCCATTCTCTCTTTTTGTTTTAAAG from Providencia sneebia DSM 19967 includes these protein-coding regions:
- a CDS encoding FidL-like protein, whose product is MKKYLISFLVISFIALITIIATINYKNNKFNICHSDILWIKENGTSDGIVMKSRVSLLISNDYTGRMNIYGYIKENNVFYRLDRAVYFTYQAIDNKNNYSIHFNSLSVSAADSTPQKLFANFIQLEEDKINYYINVTKMNDNIYIVKDEAYSSFTCYSDK
- a CDS encoding fimbrial protein; protein product: MNYKTVLLLFLSVFSFWSSLSLANNMKVYGSLVNEPCTINPSDKELFIDFGEIRLLDIYERNFEFKKKEVKLVLSDCDLSLASKVKVKFLGTQNNNIPGFLGFNDASANPDLGIGFEYYDGTPVELNTLSNLIPLKQEGRNELKFYTFLKASDNGIANRTIRHGRFTATATFLFEYE
- a CDS encoding fimbrial protein, translating into MRYISPLICVSFIGMFATLPSAAKDNEADIVITGNLITPPPCKINDGKDIEVPFGNVPIKSIQGKEQKREVNYQFHCEENKNNWATYLTISGAKSSFDLNGLNSGINNLAVKFQLGDKELELDKKYLIDPKSPGTLWAVLVKNGNAELPTGDFAAYGTIVVEYQ
- a CDS encoding fimbrial protein, producing the protein MVSIKYLTKLLSLIFIFSVPPALSFSGFLYIDIKGEVVGKPCSVNNGRLIEIDFGDVLTTRIQGEYYKKLVEYTVTCDGQSTMPSLNILVDGVSSDFDQKLLKTDVTGLGVLFKFGTQDFPIRTKRPFTFSPKPEISAVLVKNKDTELPARKFTANATLKVSYQ